AAAAGCTTCTTCTTTGCTTCTCATTGGTTTTGTTATACCCTTGTTTTCGTCCCACAGTCGTGTTTCCTGAATAATCTTGCCACCATCTTCAAGTACTTCTATCTGTCGTTCTATCTCATATTCGAGCGCCTTTTCGACATGTTTAAATGAGTTCATATTTTTAAGCTCTGTCTTTGTGCCGAGTTTTGTTTCACCTTTAGGTCTTACAGAGACATTGGCATCGCACCTTAGTGAGCCTTCTTCCATGTTGCCATCACAGATGCCTAAGTATCTGACAATTCTCCTTAGTGAGCGTAAGTATTCACCAGCTTCTTTTGGTGAGTGCATCACTGGTAAAGATACTATTTCAAGCAGCGGAACACCTGCCCTGTTTAAATCGACATAACTGCCATCTGGCTTGTGTATTGTTTTTCCTGCATCTTCTTCCATGTGTATTCTTTCAAGACCAATCTGCTTATATTCACCATCAACGAATATCTCAACATACCCGCCTTCGAGAATGGGCAGCTCGTATTGTGATATCTGGTATCCTTTTGGTAAGTCTGGATAGAAGTAATTTTTCCTTGCAAATCTTGAGAATCTGTTTATCTTGCAGTTTAGAGCAAGACCAAGCTTTATAGCGAACTCAACAACCTGCTTGTTTAAAACAGGTAAAACACCCGGCATACCCAAACAGACAGGACAGACATGGGTGTTTGGTGGTGCTCCAAAGTCCGTTGAGCATGAACAGAAAATCTTTGTTTTTGTTAGAAGTTGTATGTGAACTTCTAAACCTATGACAGCTTCATATTCCATCTTCGCCCCCAATTAACGGATTGGTTATAAAAAAGTTCTCATCAGGCACTTCTGCATTCTTTATTTTAACCCTGCCATTTTCGACTAAAAGTTTATCTTCGCATAATAGCTTTACAGCTAAAGGGTATATTTTATGCTCTGTTTTTAGGATTCTTGCACTTAGAGACTCTTCATCATCGTTGTCAAATACGGGAACAATAGATTGAACAATGATGGGTCCATCGTCTAACTCTTCTGTAACAAAGTGCACCGTTGCACCTGCAAATTTAACACCCTTCTTTAAAGCCTGCATTTGGGCGTGAAGTCCTTTAAACGAAGGTAGAAGAGCAGGATGTATGTTTAGTATCCTATTTTCAAAGCTTCTAATGAAATAGCTTGAAA
This genomic stretch from Hippea alviniae EP5-r harbors:
- the purN gene encoding phosphoribosylglycinamide formyltransferase gives rise to the protein MYRLGVLLSGRGSNFKNILNSIKSGFIKNAEIVVVISNKADANGLNIAKENKIDAYFIDPNGKNREDYDKEVVAKLKDYRVDFVILAGYMRILSSYFIRSFENRILNIHPALLPSFKGLHAQMQALKKGVKFAGATVHFVTEELDDGPIIVQSIVPVFDNDDEESLSARILKTEHKIYPLAVKLLCEDKLLVENGRVKIKNAEVPDENFFITNPLIGGEDGI
- the gatB gene encoding Asp-tRNA(Asn)/Glu-tRNA(Gln) amidotransferase subunit GatB, with the protein product MEYEAVIGLEVHIQLLTKTKIFCSCSTDFGAPPNTHVCPVCLGMPGVLPVLNKQVVEFAIKLGLALNCKINRFSRFARKNYFYPDLPKGYQISQYELPILEGGYVEIFVDGEYKQIGLERIHMEEDAGKTIHKPDGSYVDLNRAGVPLLEIVSLPVMHSPKEAGEYLRSLRRIVRYLGICDGNMEEGSLRCDANVSVRPKGETKLGTKTELKNMNSFKHVEKALEYEIERQIEVLEDGGKIIQETRLWDENKGITKPMRSKEEAFEYRYFPDPDLVPILIDDNWIEKVKKDLPELPKDKLNRFIKDYGIKEEDARVLVEEKELADYFEKATEGYNNPQTIANWILSELLGYLNRDNKEIKQTLIKPEQIKKLVELIDKGTISGKIAKSVFKEMYETGKEPEEIVKEKGLIQITDKGELKKIVDEIIAANPKAVEQYKSGKKNTIGFFVGQVMKRTKGKANPKIVNEILIEKLGEV